The Abyssisolibacter fermentans genome has a segment encoding these proteins:
- a CDS encoding spore germination protein, with amino-acid sequence MNNLGNSIKDKSNNRFEITNMKIFKNIVSNVDIIKKAFDNCNDIVIRQLNIGDDHKFKAVLIYIEGMVNTEVIEFSVINKLTNNNCEIKNKKHFKYLLGINENDITTKMDIAIKTILQGGAVLLIDRVNYALLLNYKNPPKRDISEPPIETNIRGPREGFTESLTTNVCLLRKRIKSIHLKVEYFIIGKQTKTDIEIVYLDNIADKRVIEKVRARLEKIDANSIVDSSYIEEYIADGGILNVFPTIFHTEKPDTVARKILQGKVALLIDGSPTILTVPCTFIEHLQAEEDYYNNYILATIDRVIRFFSFLLAMLLPAFWVSISTFHQELIPTSLVVTVVKARSGLPFPTLVEAFFMLGAYEIIKEAGIRMPEPVGQAISVVGALVLGQSAVSAGLVSTPMVIVIAVTGITGYVIPSVELTRSLIFPKYIFLFLGGSFGLIGLLSGQLFLLIYLLSLRSFGVPYLYPFGPLDSDILKDNIYREPINRSKRKYKISLFIESIRKKLKGK; translated from the coding sequence ATGAATAATCTTGGAAATAGTATTAAGGATAAATCAAATAATAGATTTGAAATTACTAATATGAAAATTTTTAAAAATATTGTATCTAATGTTGATATTATAAAAAAGGCTTTTGATAATTGCAATGACATTGTTATAAGACAATTAAATATTGGAGATGACCATAAATTTAAAGCAGTTCTCATATATATCGAGGGAATGGTAAATACGGAAGTAATTGAATTTTCAGTAATAAATAAGCTAACTAATAATAATTGTGAGATTAAAAATAAAAAGCACTTTAAATATTTACTTGGTATCAATGAAAATGATATAACTACTAAAATGGATATTGCTATTAAAACAATACTACAAGGTGGAGCAGTGTTATTAATAGATAGAGTTAATTATGCTTTATTATTGAATTATAAAAACCCACCAAAGAGAGATATTAGTGAGCCACCTATAGAGACGAATATTAGAGGTCCTAGAGAAGGCTTTACAGAATCCTTAACTACAAATGTTTGTTTATTAAGGAAAAGAATTAAGAGTATTCATTTAAAAGTAGAATATTTTATTATTGGAAAACAAACTAAAACGGATATAGAGATTGTTTATTTAGATAATATTGCAGATAAAAGAGTTATAGAAAAAGTTAGAGCAAGGTTAGAAAAAATAGATGCAAATTCCATTGTAGATTCATCATACATTGAAGAATACATAGCAGATGGTGGTATATTAAATGTTTTTCCAACAATATTTCACACTGAAAAACCAGATACTGTAGCAAGAAAAATATTACAAGGGAAGGTTGCATTGTTAATAGATGGGAGTCCAACTATTTTAACCGTTCCATGTACTTTTATTGAACATCTCCAAGCAGAGGAAGATTATTATAACAATTATATATTAGCAACTATAGATAGAGTAATTAGATTTTTTTCTTTTTTATTAGCTATGTTATTACCAGCATTTTGGGTTTCAATAAGTACATTTCACCAGGAGCTTATTCCTACATCATTAGTTGTAACTGTAGTAAAGGCAAGGAGTGGATTACCCTTTCCAACTTTAGTAGAAGCTTTTTTTATGCTAGGTGCGTATGAAATTATTAAGGAGGCTGGAATAAGGATGCCCGAACCTGTAGGGCAAGCAATAAGTGTTGTTGGGGCATTAGTACTTGGACAGTCTGCTGTGTCAGCTGGATTAGTAAGTACTCCTATGGTAATAGTTATTGCTGTTACAGGCATTACTGGTTATGTTATACCTTCTGTAGAATTGACAAGAAGTTTGATATTTCCCAAATATATATTTCTTTTTCTTGGGGGGAGTTTTGGATTAATAGGTTTATTATCTGGTCAATTATTTTTATTGATATATTTATTATCTTTACGTTCCTTTGGTGTTCCTTATCTATATCCTTTTGGACCTTTAGATTCAGACATATTAAAAGATAACATTTATAGGGAGCCAATAAACAGAAGTAAGAGAAAGTATAAAATATCTTTATTTATAGAAAGTATAAGGAAGAAATTAAAAGGAAAATAG
- a CDS encoding Ger(x)C family spore germination protein, producing MKKYLCLIIVFVTMLLCSSCRTKKDIEKYAMVLSTGYDYTEDDKYMLTIQVLKISREQTGGSTNGGGKKQSLPSEVVIYTSVGETINKAYDNLTSTLGQEPYFSHNKFIVIGEKLAQKGIDLIIDSNLRGHEIRPNTPVLVAKGEASGIIKQLTPMDTIPANTVENIIKNQFEKGLTTITNLKDIYNGLANKTVGITTGVIYLEKDVEIAHNGKIFRVEDTAIFKGDKLIGFLTKEESRAMMWIKCRLKSGDIVVNSPKNEEDKITLEILNSKCRINPIIDESNYLMKIHIEQSSNIVCMSGKYDPMDNYKIFEELEEEQNKVIAKEIKNVIKKVQKDYNVDIFNFGEIIHRKYPKKWKVIKGEWDEIFSHILFEVEVKTSIKRPGVISKPAY from the coding sequence ATGAAAAAATATCTATGTTTAATAATCGTATTTGTAACAATGTTATTATGTTCTAGTTGCAGAACAAAAAAAGATATTGAAAAATATGCAATGGTTTTAAGCACAGGATATGATTATACAGAAGATGATAAATATATGTTAACGATACAGGTGTTAAAAATTTCAAGAGAACAAACAGGTGGATCAACAAATGGTGGAGGCAAAAAACAATCATTGCCTTCTGAAGTAGTTATATATACTAGCGTAGGAGAAACTATAAACAAAGCTTACGATAATTTAACATCAACATTAGGCCAAGAACCTTATTTTTCACATAATAAGTTTATTGTTATTGGAGAAAAACTTGCCCAAAAAGGCATAGATTTAATAATTGATAGTAATTTACGAGGGCATGAGATTAGACCAAATACACCTGTACTTGTCGCTAAAGGGGAAGCAAGTGGAATTATTAAGCAATTAACCCCTATGGACACTATTCCTGCAAATACGGTTGAAAATATAATTAAAAATCAATTTGAAAAAGGTTTAACAACAATAACTAATCTTAAGGACATATACAATGGTCTAGCAAATAAAACTGTTGGGATTACAACAGGAGTTATTTATTTGGAAAAAGATGTTGAGATAGCTCATAATGGAAAAATATTTAGAGTAGAGGATACAGCAATTTTTAAGGGAGATAAATTGATTGGTTTTTTGACTAAAGAAGAATCGAGAGCAATGATGTGGATTAAATGTAGACTTAAGTCAGGGGATATTGTTGTTAATTCACCTAAAAACGAAGAGGACAAAATTACTCTTGAAATATTAAATTCTAAATGCAGAATAAACCCTATAATTGATGAAAGTAATTATTTAATGAAGATTCATATAGAGCAGAGTAGTAATATTGTATGTATGTCTGGTAAATATGATCCTATGGATAATTATAAGATATTCGAAGAATTAGAAGAAGAACAAAATAAAGTTATAGCAAAAGAAATAAAAAATGTAATAAAAAAAGTGCAAAAAGACTACAATGTGGATATTTTTAATTTTGGAGAGATTATCCACAGAAAATACCCCAAAAAATGGAAGGTCATTAAAGGAGAATGGGATGAGATATTTTCCCATATTTTATTTGAAGTTGAGGTGAAAACAAGTATAAAAAGGCCAGGAGTAATTTCAAAACCTGCTTATTAA
- a CDS encoding GerAB/ArcD/ProY family transporter: MKYKISALQLFAVMTFSLMGSAVLFLLGGTLRQDAWLVLIFGIPVGIVEVIIYTSLFYEYPDDTLVGYMIKIFGKGLGSIICVLYILRFFYNGARILREFGELTLVTVSPRASLYVITLIITVVVTYSVYSGIENICRLAQITLPIYLCIFLIEYILLFMTEGAVDLNNILPFFESGIKPILMEIFPLGVEFPFGVSIIFTMIFPFVNKPEKVRTTTIYAIIFIGIILAFNTIMIISTLGVDFALSSLFPLLEAMRFVKVGFIDRIDILTILAFMLGLFFKITLHLYAAMLGTAQLLKVKNTNVKWLSIPFGILIFIASIIIAEDYPQHLHIGMNVTPWIFFNLFIIFPILALIIHFLKRGKSKTRK; encoded by the coding sequence TTGAAATATAAAATATCTGCATTACAATTATTTGCTGTAATGACATTTTCATTAATGGGAAGTGCTGTTCTATTCTTGTTAGGCGGTACGTTAAGACAAGATGCATGGCTAGTCTTAATTTTTGGGATACCAGTTGGAATTGTTGAAGTAATAATATATACCTCATTATTCTATGAATATCCTGATGACACTCTTGTTGGATATATGATTAAAATATTTGGTAAAGGTTTAGGAAGTATCATTTGTGTTTTGTATATTCTTCGTTTCTTCTATAATGGAGCAAGGATTTTAAGGGAATTTGGAGAACTTACTCTTGTAACAGTAAGTCCAAGAGCGTCACTATATGTAATTACATTAATAATTACTGTTGTAGTAACATATAGTGTATATTCAGGTATTGAGAATATATGTAGATTGGCTCAAATAACTTTACCTATATATCTTTGTATATTTTTAATAGAATATATTTTGCTTTTTATGACAGAAGGTGCAGTTGATTTAAATAATATTTTACCTTTTTTTGAAAGTGGTATTAAACCTATTTTAATGGAAATATTTCCATTAGGCGTTGAATTCCCATTTGGAGTAAGTATTATTTTTACTATGATATTTCCTTTTGTAAATAAACCAGAGAAAGTAAGAACTACAACAATATATGCTATCATTTTTATTGGTATAATATTGGCTTTTAATACTATAATGATTATTTCAACTCTTGGTGTAGACTTTGCTTTGTCTTCATTGTTCCCTTTACTTGAAGCAATGAGATTTGTTAAAGTAGGTTTTATTGACCGTATAGATATTTTAACTATTTTAGCATTTATGTTAGGGTTGTTTTTTAAAATAACATTACATTTGTATGCTGCAATGCTTGGTACTGCACAATTATTAAAAGTAAAGAATACTAACGTTAAATGGCTATCTATTCCATTTGGCATATTAATATTTATTGCCTCTATAATTATTGCAGAAGATTATCCACAACATTTACATATTGGAATGAATGTAACGCCGTGGATATTTTTTAACTTGTTCATTATTTTTCCCATTCTTGCATTGATAATTCATTTCTTAAAAAGGGGTAAATCAAAAACTAGGAAATAA
- a CDS encoding stalk domain-containing protein: MKKLTTKRQVSNILTLLLILSMVFATNVFAEDSKTVEVRGYTYEGMTEEEITAINPHFSVSNVVDTFDVKKIDQGMDAGLITESPATVKLLADGGVIFDVYKLTKNGENYEYDYDKALPISGQVKVYVPDESGALDENGMKKYVEKTIDMTELDKYEVDMPEYLPGCSVTLTEPGDYYVIFRYAAIEGAAQAIITVKGTTDSDEGTVDSDLTTDTLTAQPTASKVLVNGTETSFDAYMINGNNYFKLRDLAKVVSGTEKQFEVTWDGTKKAINLISNKEYTTVGGEMVAGDGQEKTTILSTSKIYKDGQEITLTAYTINENNYFKLRDIAKAFDIGVTWDGATSTVGIDTTTGYVEE; this comes from the coding sequence ATGAAAAAATTAACAACTAAGAGACAAGTAAGTAACATTTTAACACTATTATTGATATTATCAATGGTATTTGCGACAAATGTATTTGCAGAAGATAGCAAAACTGTCGAAGTAAGAGGTTACACTTATGAAGGCATGACTGAAGAAGAAATAACTGCGATTAATCCACATTTTTCTGTATCTAATGTAGTAGATACATTTGATGTAAAGAAAATTGATCAAGGAATGGATGCAGGTCTTATTACTGAATCGCCAGCAACAGTTAAGTTATTAGCTGATGGTGGAGTTATATTTGATGTTTATAAATTAACTAAGAACGGTGAGAACTACGAGTATGATTATGATAAGGCATTACCAATATCAGGTCAAGTTAAAGTGTATGTACCTGATGAGTCAGGGGCTTTAGATGAGAATGGTATGAAGAAATATGTAGAAAAAACCATAGATATGACAGAACTTGATAAATATGAAGTTGATATGCCAGAATATTTACCTGGATGTAGCGTTACTTTAACTGAGCCTGGAGATTATTATGTGATATTTAGGTATGCAGCAATTGAAGGAGCTGCACAAGCAATTATTACAGTTAAAGGTACAACAGATTCAGATGAAGGTACAGTTGATTCAGACTTAACTACAGATACATTAACAGCTCAGCCAACTGCATCAAAAGTTTTAGTAAATGGTACTGAAACTTCTTTTGACGCGTATATGATAAATGGCAATAACTATTTTAAACTTCGTGACCTTGCAAAGGTTGTAAGTGGAACAGAAAAACAATTTGAAGTAACTTGGGATGGTACTAAAAAGGCTATTAATTTAATTTCTAACAAAGAGTATACTACAGTAGGTGGAGAAATGGTTGCTGGAGATGGTCAAGAAAAAACAACTATTTTAAGTACTTCTAAGATATACAAAGATGGTCAAGAAATTACTTTAACAGCTTATACAATTAATGAGAATAACTATTTTAAATTAAGAGATATAGCAAAAGCATTTGATATTGGTGTAACTTGGGATGGTGCTACAAGTACAGTAGGAATAGATACAACTACAGGATATGTGGAAGAATAG
- a CDS encoding DJ-1/PfpI family protein: protein MNVALYLYDGYFETEICIPTLLFKNENLFTISSDQEVITCVDGKRVLIDKKINEVKPEEIDVLIIPGGKAIIKEDILALIKSCEENGTIIGGICGGVDYMAHAGVLSSRSFTGYYQQNETYDHLPTNGTLTYSMYESDRKIVSAKPEAYLEFALELYHLAGFEVKSVDGYIEWFKSPFCWKK from the coding sequence ATGAACGTTGCATTATATTTATATGATGGTTATTTTGAAACAGAAATATGTATCCCTACATTGTTATTTAAAAATGAGAATTTATTTACTATTTCAAGTGACCAAGAAGTTATTACATGTGTAGATGGAAAAAGGGTACTTATTGATAAGAAAATAAATGAAGTAAAGCCAGAGGAAATTGATGTATTGATCATCCCTGGAGGTAAAGCCATCATCAAAGAAGACATTCTTGCATTGATTAAATCTTGTGAAGAAAATGGTACTATTATTGGTGGAATTTGTGGTGGTGTTGATTATATGGCACATGCTGGTGTTTTATCTAGCAGAAGCTTTACAGGATATTATCAGCAAAACGAGACTTATGACCATTTACCAACAAACGGTACTTTAACTTATTCAATGTATGAAAGTGATAGAAAAATAGTTTCAGCAAAACCAGAAGCCTATTTAGAATTTGCTCTAGAACTCTATCATTTAGCTGGATTTGAAGTTAAATCAGTAGATGGGTACATCGAATGGTTCAAAAGTCCTTTTTGTTGGAAAAAGTAA
- a CDS encoding CD3324 family protein, whose translation MSYVKAENILPQEIIELIQKYVDGEYIYIPRKNSNRKAWGENTNTKNEIKIRNTTIYKKYINGITVEVLASEYYLSKKSIQRIILQEKRKLSD comes from the coding sequence ATGAGCTATGTTAAAGCTGAAAATATATTACCACAAGAAATTATTGAGTTAATTCAAAAATATGTTGATGGTGAGTATATTTACATACCAAGAAAAAACTCCAATAGAAAAGCATGGGGTGAAAATACTAATACTAAAAATGAGATTAAAATAAGAAATACTACCATATATAAAAAGTACATAAATGGTATCACTGTTGAAGTCCTCGCTTCTGAATACTATTTATCTAAGAAAAGCATACAGCGTATTATTCTTCAAGAAAAGAGAAAGCTATCAGATTAA
- a CDS encoding GNAT family N-acetyltransferase encodes MNERKELVINDKRYYLVKNYKDDDKLRKSFNELTRKTFGFDFEQWYQQGYWQERYIPYSLLCDDVIVANVSVNTIDFLVNGELKHTIQIGTVMTDELYRNQGLITYLMETVFKEYEKRSDLIYLFANDSVLDFYPKYGFKKADEYQYIKQLKKKETAYVIRKLDMNDENDKNTFTRLASNAIPISKISMVDNFGLIMFYCSSFMKDNIYYIKDLDIAVVAGYDGNKLYLQDVFSEKDFNLEIVINELVNQENMTVTLGFTPLEDESYSIEILNEEDTTLFVKGNNIIGKSMFPILSHA; translated from the coding sequence ATGAACGAGAGAAAGGAATTAGTCATTAATGATAAAAGGTACTATTTAGTAAAGAATTATAAAGATGATGATAAGCTTAGAAAAAGTTTTAATGAATTAACAAGAAAAACTTTTGGATTTGATTTTGAACAATGGTATCAGCAGGGATATTGGCAAGAACGATACATTCCGTATTCTTTGCTATGTGATGATGTAATAGTAGCAAATGTTTCAGTTAATACAATAGATTTCTTGGTCAATGGAGAGTTAAAGCATACAATACAAATCGGAACAGTAATGACTGATGAATTATATCGAAATCAAGGATTAATTACGTATTTGATGGAGACTGTATTTAAGGAGTATGAAAAACGTAGTGACTTAATATATTTATTTGCAAATGATAGTGTGCTTGACTTTTATCCCAAATATGGATTTAAAAAAGCAGATGAATATCAATATATAAAACAGTTAAAAAAGAAAGAAACAGCTTATGTAATTAGGAAACTTGATATGAATGACGAAAATGATAAAAATACCTTTACTAGATTAGCTTCAAATGCAATTCCTATTTCAAAGATATCTATGGTAGATAATTTTGGACTTATTATGTTCTATTGTAGTTCATTTATGAAAGATAATATTTATTATATTAAAGATTTAGATATTGCTGTTGTTGCAGGATATGATGGCAATAAATTATATTTACAAGATGTCTTTAGTGAAAAAGATTTTAATTTAGAAATTGTAATTAATGAGTTAGTAAATCAAGAAAATATGACAGTAACTTTAGGATTTACTCCTTTAGAGGATGAATCATATTCTATTGAAATATTAAATGAAGAAGATACAACATTATTTGTAAAAGGGAACAATATCATAGGAAAATCAATGTTTCCAATATTATCTCACGCTTAA
- a CDS encoding TlpA family protein disulfide reductase, whose translation MKKKIVIGLTIVILLGIISFMFIEIKPDGSISFDIDGYYKRHFMDEDEFVNLEEEALKLETNSVAGKKLVSFEAEDLNGNKITEKLFKRNKLTMLHLWGTHCSKCIKEMPDLEKLYKEISKKDVNLVGIVTGVKEDENKKEAKNIVKKIGLTYTNIIPDKSLIDEIVSKFDYVPVSIFIDQEGNILKTHIAGANSYEEYLEIINEVLKDVGN comes from the coding sequence ATGAAAAAGAAGATAGTAATAGGATTAACCATAGTGATATTATTAGGTATAATAAGCTTTATGTTTATAGAAATTAAACCAGATGGAAGTATTTCGTTTGATATTGATGGATATTATAAGCGTCATTTTATGGATGAAGATGAATTTGTTAATTTAGAAGAAGAGGCTTTAAAGCTAGAAACAAATTCAGTAGCTGGTAAAAAACTAGTATCCTTTGAAGCAGAAGATTTAAACGGTAATAAAATAACAGAAAAATTATTTAAACGAAATAAATTGACAATGCTACATTTATGGGGAACTCATTGTAGTAAATGTATTAAGGAAATGCCAGATTTAGAAAAACTGTACAAAGAAATTTCCAAAAAAGATGTGAATCTAGTAGGAATTGTAACTGGTGTTAAAGAAGATGAAAATAAAAAAGAAGCTAAAAATATTGTTAAGAAAATTGGTTTGACTTATACTAATATTATTCCAGACAAGTCATTGATAGATGAAATAGTATCTAAATTTGACTATGTTCCAGTTTCTATTTTTATTGACCAAGAAGGAAATATATTAAAAACACATATTGCAGGTGCGAATTCTTATGAAGAGTATCTTGAAATAATCAATGAAGTTTTAAAAGATGTAGGTAATTAA
- a CDS encoding CD1871A family CXXC motif-containing protein, with amino-acid sequence MKNNKKYVQIGLIMLSIIFVLVGISRGEVAKVFIKSINICLECIGIG; translated from the coding sequence ATGAAAAACAATAAAAAATACGTACAAATAGGATTAATTATGTTAAGTATAATTTTTGTTCTAGTGGGTATTTCAAGAGGAGAAGTGGCAAAAGTTTTTATAAAATCAATAAATATATGTTTGGAGTGTATAGGTATTGGATAG
- a CDS encoding 4Fe-4S binding protein → MDRLKRKIVQIIVAIGTNGYFKGFIDGTIYKGNSKHICVPGLNCYSCPGALGSCPIGSLQAVISSVKYKFSYYVIGLLMFFGAFFGRFICGWLCPFGLIQELLNKIPSPKFKVNKKLHGLKYLKYIILVLFVILLPMFMVNDFGMGDPTFCKYICPAGTLEGGIPLVLMNKSLQSAIGWLYAWKVFLLIVTIILSIVIFRPFCRFICPLGAIYSFFNPISLYRYKVDNNKCTGCGICGKKCKLDVEVYKNPNSLECIRCGECISNCPNDAIRVVIGMKEKQ, encoded by the coding sequence TTGGATAGGTTAAAGAGAAAGATTGTTCAAATTATAGTTGCTATAGGAACAAATGGATATTTTAAAGGATTTATAGATGGCACTATTTACAAGGGAAATAGCAAGCATATATGTGTACCTGGACTTAATTGTTATTCATGCCCAGGTGCATTAGGTTCATGCCCTATAGGGTCTCTGCAAGCAGTTATATCAAGTGTTAAATATAAATTTTCTTATTATGTTATAGGTTTATTGATGTTTTTTGGTGCTTTTTTTGGGAGATTTATTTGTGGGTGGCTTTGTCCGTTTGGTTTAATTCAAGAATTGCTAAACAAAATACCATCACCAAAGTTTAAGGTTAATAAAAAGCTTCATGGACTAAAATATTTGAAATATATAATATTGGTGCTATTTGTTATATTGCTTCCTATGTTTATGGTAAATGATTTTGGCATGGGAGATCCTACTTTTTGTAAATACATTTGTCCTGCAGGAACTTTAGAGGGAGGAATTCCTTTAGTTCTAATGAATAAATCGCTTCAAAGTGCTATAGGATGGTTATATGCATGGAAAGTTTTCTTACTCATTGTTACTATTATATTATCAATTGTTATATTCAGACCTTTTTGTAGATTTATATGCCCACTAGGAGCTATATATTCTTTCTTCAATCCTATTTCGTTATACAGATATAAGGTTGATAATAATAAATGTACAGGCTGTGGAATATGTGGTAAAAAATGCAAGCTAGATGTAGAGGTATATAAAAATCCGAATAGCTTAGAATGTATAAGATGCGGTGAGTGTATATCTAATTGTCCTAATGATGCAATACGTGTAGTAATAGGAATGAAAGAAAAACAATAG
- a CDS encoding response regulator transcription factor, with the protein MSNEIILVVDDEKEIRELIKIYLKNEGYNIILAKNGEEALKILEDQEVHLIILDIMMPKLDGIKACMKIREEKNMPIIMLSAKSEDMDKIMGLTTGADDYMTKPFNPLELVARVKSQLRRYMKLNKGKEETDNNHIIEIDELVINMNTHEVKVKGENVKLTPTEFEILKLLARNKGMVFSIEKIYERVWKETCYNANNTVMVHIRKIREKIEKNPRKPQIIKTVWGVGYKVEG; encoded by the coding sequence ATGTCAAATGAAATAATTTTGGTTGTAGATGACGAAAAAGAGATTAGAGAGTTAATAAAGATTTACTTAAAGAATGAAGGTTATAATATAATCTTAGCTAAAAATGGAGAAGAAGCATTAAAAATTTTAGAAGACCAAGAAGTACATTTAATAATATTAGATATCATGATGCCTAAATTAGATGGCATAAAAGCCTGTATGAAAATTCGTGAGGAAAAGAATATGCCTATTATCATGCTTTCAGCAAAAAGTGAAGACATGGATAAGATCATGGGACTAACAACAGGGGCAGATGATTATATGACAAAACCTTTTAATCCTTTAGAATTAGTTGCCAGAGTAAAATCTCAGCTTAGAAGATATATGAAACTAAATAAAGGAAAGGAAGAGACAGATAATAATCATATCATTGAAATAGATGAATTAGTTATTAATATGAATACCCATGAAGTAAAAGTAAAAGGTGAAAATGTAAAGCTTACTCCTACAGAATTTGAGATATTAAAGTTATTGGCACGGAATAAGGGAATGGTATTTAGTATAGAGAAGATATACGAAAGAGTATGGAAAGAAACTTGTTATAATGCAAATAATACAGTGATGGTTCATATTCGAAAAATTAGAGAAAAGATTGAAAAAAATCCAAGAAAACCACAAATCATCAAAACTGTATGGGGAGTGGGGTATAAAGTTGAAGGATAA